Proteins encoded in a region of the Geobacillus genomosp. 3 genome:
- a CDS encoding tyrosine-protein phosphatase, with the protein MIDIHSHVLPGVDDGASTMEDAIAMAQAAASEGIATIIATPHHRNGAYDNPKSSVLPLAAELNDELKRRGIALTVLPGQEVRLHGDLLDGFRRHEVMTLADTPYILIEFPPDHVPKYAEQLLFDMQVNGLIPIIAHPERNAEIIEQPERLYQLVKRGALAQLTASSVTGHFGKKIKTFSFQLIEANLAHFIASDAHNVKTRPFRLRQAYDAIRNEYGTDMVYYFQENAELLIRGQAVFRDEPERVKKKKFLGLF; encoded by the coding sequence ATGATCGACATTCATAGCCACGTTTTACCAGGTGTTGACGATGGAGCGTCGACAATGGAAGACGCCATCGCCATGGCGCAAGCGGCAGCCAGCGAAGGGATTGCGACGATCATCGCCACTCCCCATCACCGAAATGGGGCCTATGACAACCCGAAATCGTCCGTCTTGCCATTGGCGGCGGAGCTGAACGACGAATTGAAACGGCGCGGCATCGCCTTGACCGTCCTGCCAGGCCAGGAAGTGCGCCTGCACGGCGACCTTTTGGATGGCTTCCGTCGGCACGAGGTGATGACGCTTGCCGATACACCGTATATCTTAATCGAATTTCCGCCCGATCACGTGCCGAAATACGCCGAACAGCTGCTCTTTGACATGCAAGTGAATGGGCTCATCCCGATCATCGCCCACCCGGAGCGAAACGCCGAAATCATCGAGCAGCCCGAGCGATTGTACCAGCTCGTCAAGCGCGGCGCCCTGGCCCAGCTGACCGCTTCGAGCGTCACCGGCCATTTCGGCAAGAAAATCAAAACGTTCTCGTTCCAACTGATCGAGGCGAACTTGGCCCATTTCATCGCCTCGGACGCTCATAACGTAAAAACTCGCCCGTTTCGCCTGCGCCAGGCGTACGACGCCATTCGCAATGAATACGGCACCGACATGGTCTACTACTTCCAAGAAAACGCCGAGCTGCTCATCCGCGGCCAGGCTGTCTTCCGAGACGAGCCAGAACGGGTGAAAAAGAAAAAGTTCCTTGGTCTCTTTTGA
- a CDS encoding SGNH/GDSL hydrolase family protein has protein sequence MKNVVLIVIVAAACLTLIVASHFYWEQNIAAVVKEARAKMETTSKQDEMAHKAETVLARAKQLPAAAQHVMKQVVNENRPIRLVIAGSESTPEKGGWPDLFKQALDEAYGKGVFDITVHEYEGFTTADADEQRIAADWAEEQPDLVLLEPFLLNDNGVVTIDDSLEHIQAMIGQLKNAAPNAVVMLQPPNPIYNATYYPEQVEELEAFAKENGYPYINHWPAWPDNQSEELNKYIDPESDLPTAEGAKRWADALAEHFIAQ, from the coding sequence TTGAAAAACGTTGTGTTGATTGTCATTGTCGCCGCAGCCTGCCTCACTTTGATCGTCGCGAGCCATTTCTACTGGGAACAAAATATCGCCGCGGTAGTAAAAGAGGCGCGCGCCAAAATGGAAACGACGTCCAAACAAGACGAAATGGCCCATAAAGCAGAAACGGTGCTCGCCCGCGCCAAGCAACTGCCCGCCGCAGCACAACATGTCATGAAACAGGTGGTCAACGAAAACCGCCCGATCCGCCTCGTGATCGCCGGTTCGGAGTCCACCCCGGAGAAAGGCGGTTGGCCTGATTTATTCAAACAAGCCCTCGACGAAGCATACGGAAAGGGCGTGTTCGATATCACTGTCCATGAATATGAAGGGTTCACCACAGCCGATGCCGACGAACAGCGCATCGCCGCCGACTGGGCGGAGGAACAACCCGATCTTGTGTTGCTAGAACCATTTCTCTTAAACGACAACGGAGTCGTCACGATCGACGATTCGCTCGAACATATTCAAGCGATGATCGGGCAACTGAAAAATGCGGCCCCGAACGCGGTCGTGATGTTGCAGCCGCCGAACCCGATTTACAACGCTACATACTATCCAGAACAAGTCGAAGAACTCGAAGCGTTCGCCAAAGAGAACGGCTACCCTTACATCAACCATTGGCCCGCGTGGCCCGACAATCAAAGCGAAGAACTAAATAAATACATCGACCCAGAAAGCGACCTCCCGACCGCGGAAGGCGCCAAACGGTGGGCGGACGCGCTCGCCGAGCATTTCATCGCCCAATAA
- a CDS encoding YveK family protein: MEETISLRELFETLRKRLWLIVLITALATVVSGVVSYFLLTPIYQASTQILVNQAKSEQQFYNFNEIQTNVQLINTYSVIIKSPTILEKVKNELNLDQTLDELNGQIQVSSEKDSQVFSVTVQDPDPAMAANIANKTAEVFKNEIVKIMNIDNVTILSKAEVKENQTPVKPKPLLNMAIAFVVGLMTGVGIAFLLEYLDNTIKTEADVEKHLGLPVLGAVSMMNPKQTEAKGKPSVMKTRGETIGS; encoded by the coding sequence ATGGAAGAAACAATCAGCCTGCGCGAACTGTTCGAAACGTTGCGCAAACGGCTTTGGCTTATTGTCTTGATCACCGCGCTGGCGACCGTTGTAAGCGGTGTGGTCAGCTATTTTCTATTAACGCCAATCTACCAGGCATCGACACAAATTCTCGTCAACCAGGCGAAATCTGAGCAGCAATTCTACAACTTCAACGAAATCCAGACGAACGTGCAGCTCATCAACACGTACAGCGTCATCATCAAAAGCCCAACCATTTTGGAAAAAGTGAAAAACGAATTAAACCTTGACCAGACGCTCGACGAGCTGAACGGACAAATCCAAGTCTCAAGCGAAAAAGACTCGCAAGTGTTCTCCGTCACCGTCCAAGATCCCGATCCGGCCATGGCGGCGAACATCGCCAACAAAACAGCCGAAGTGTTCAAAAACGAAATCGTCAAAATCATGAACATCGACAACGTGACGATTCTCTCGAAAGCGGAAGTGAAAGAAAACCAAACCCCAGTCAAACCGAAGCCATTGCTGAACATGGCCATCGCCTTTGTCGTCGGCCTCATGACCGGCGTCGGGATTGCCTTCCTGCTCGAGTACTTGGACAACACGATCAAAACCGAAGCTGACGTCGAAAAACATCTCGGCTTGCCGGTGCTCGGGGCAGTAAGCATGATGAATCCAAAACAAACGGAAGCAAAAGGGAAGCCATCCGTCATGAAGACAAGAGGTGAAACCATTGGCTCGTAG
- a CDS encoding polysaccharide biosynthesis protein, with protein MAYRKRLTFLMVLDSLIVLTAIYVSLFTLHPGIQIWKYKSVLLSALTLLVSHHFFAFIYRLYQKAWEYASIGELTAIIKAVTFSIITTAIVQFAVFQDIYVRALMITWMIHIILIGGSRFVWRVFRDRYIKPNANKRRTLIIGAGSAGMMVARQLVNNPDAELRPIAFIDDDLNKQKLQFFNIPVVGTTKDIEDVVRALRIEHIIIAIPSLTKKQLNRIFEQCAKTNAKTQIVPKLEDIVTGKVSVSQFRDVQVEDLLGREPVELDIESISSYIENKVILVTGAGGSIGSEICRQVCQFNPKKIVLLGHGENSIYQIDMELRNQYKDQIDIVPVIGDIQDRERMFEVMEEHKPDVVYHAAAHKHVPLMEYNPKEAVKNNIFGTKNVAEAADTFGVQTFVLISTDKAVNPTNVMGATKRFAEMIIQQLDKQSKTKFVAVRFGNVLGSRGSVIPLFKKQIQAGGPVTVTHPDMTRYFMTIPEASRLVIQAGALAKGGEIFVLDMGEPVKIVDLAKNLIKLSGYTVEEIGIEFTGIRPGEKMFEELLNENEVHPEQVFPKIFIGKATAVDEKILHDFMDRFEEMDKEEVRERLLGIANNKELSKVSVSANTSMN; from the coding sequence TTGGCATATCGAAAACGATTAACGTTTTTAATGGTATTGGACTCATTGATCGTGTTAACGGCGATTTACGTCAGCTTGTTTACGCTTCATCCAGGAATACAAATATGGAAGTATAAATCGGTTCTTTTATCGGCGCTGACGCTGCTTGTCAGCCATCATTTCTTTGCGTTTATATACCGTTTGTATCAAAAAGCGTGGGAGTACGCAAGCATTGGCGAATTAACGGCCATTATCAAGGCGGTTACCTTTTCGATTATTACAACGGCTATCGTGCAGTTTGCTGTCTTTCAAGATATTTACGTCCGCGCGTTGATGATTACATGGATGATCCATATTATTCTCATCGGTGGATCGCGGTTTGTCTGGAGAGTGTTCCGCGACCGTTACATAAAACCAAACGCGAATAAACGGCGGACGCTGATTATCGGAGCGGGATCCGCAGGAATGATGGTCGCGCGGCAGTTAGTGAACAATCCGGATGCGGAACTGAGACCGATTGCCTTTATTGACGATGATCTGAACAAGCAAAAACTGCAGTTTTTCAACATTCCGGTTGTCGGAACAACAAAAGACATTGAAGATGTTGTGCGCGCGTTACGCATTGAGCACATTATTATCGCGATTCCATCGTTAACGAAAAAACAGCTGAACCGGATTTTTGAACAGTGCGCGAAAACAAACGCAAAAACGCAAATCGTCCCAAAACTTGAGGATATCGTGACAGGAAAAGTGTCCGTGAGCCAATTCCGCGATGTGCAAGTGGAAGACTTGCTCGGCCGCGAACCGGTCGAACTCGATATCGAAAGCATTTCCAGCTATATCGAAAACAAAGTCATTTTAGTCACCGGAGCCGGCGGTTCGATCGGCTCGGAAATTTGCCGGCAAGTATGCCAGTTTAACCCGAAGAAAATCGTCCTGCTCGGCCACGGCGAAAACAGCATTTATCAAATCGACATGGAACTGCGCAATCAATATAAAGACCAAATCGACATTGTCCCAGTGATTGGCGATATTCAAGATCGTGAGCGCATGTTTGAAGTGATGGAAGAACATAAGCCGGATGTCGTCTACCACGCGGCGGCGCACAAACACGTTCCATTAATGGAATACAACCCGAAAGAAGCGGTCAAAAACAACATTTTCGGCACAAAAAACGTCGCCGAAGCGGCCGATACATTTGGTGTCCAAACCTTTGTATTAATTTCGACGGACAAAGCCGTCAATCCAACCAATGTGATGGGAGCGACAAAACGCTTTGCGGAAATGATTATTCAACAATTGGACAAGCAGAGTAAAACAAAATTTGTCGCTGTCCGCTTCGGAAACGTCTTGGGCAGCCGCGGCAGCGTTATTCCGTTATTTAAAAAGCAAATCCAAGCTGGCGGACCTGTCACCGTCACTCATCCGGATATGACGCGCTATTTTATGACGATTCCGGAAGCATCCCGGCTCGTCATCCAAGCCGGCGCGCTTGCCAAAGGTGGCGAAATCTTCGTCCTTGACATGGGTGAACCAGTGAAAATCGTCGATCTCGCGAAAAACTTAATCAAACTATCCGGATATACTGTCGAAGAAATCGGCATCGAATTTACCGGCATCCGCCCGGGTGAAAAAATGTTTGAAGAACTGCTTAATGAGAATGAAGTGCATCCGGAGCAGGTGTTTCCGAAAATATTTATTGGGAAAGCGACGGCGGTGGACGAAAAAATTCTTCACGATTTTATGGATCGATTTGAAGAGATGGATAAAGAAGAGGTTAGAGAGAGATTGTTGGGGATTGCGAATAATAAGGAGCTTTCCAAAGTGTCTGTATCTGCTAACACATCAATGAATTAA
- a CDS encoding CpsD/CapB family tyrosine-protein kinase, with the protein MKPLARSNRQQFKRLERSLITAEDPKSPVAEQYRTIRTNIQFSFVDQPLRSFIVTSTGSGEGKSTTAANLAVVFAQQGKKTLLIDADLRKPTVHYTFRLNNYMGLTNVLTGSAPLLPTCQETEIDHLSILTSGPIPPNPAELLSSNAMAQCLKQLYETFDLVIFDTPPVLAVTDAQVLANQCDGTVLVIESGRTEIEAAVKAKELLEAANAKLLGVVLNKRKHRDGGYYYYYQYK; encoded by the coding sequence GTGAAACCATTGGCTCGTAGCAACCGTCAACAATTCAAACGATTGGAACGAAGCTTAATTACAGCGGAAGATCCAAAATCGCCCGTTGCCGAGCAGTACCGGACGATTCGGACGAACATTCAGTTTTCGTTCGTCGATCAGCCGCTTCGTTCGTTTATCGTCACCTCGACGGGCAGCGGCGAAGGAAAATCGACAACGGCCGCCAACTTAGCTGTCGTGTTCGCCCAACAAGGAAAAAAGACATTGCTCATTGACGCCGACTTGCGCAAACCGACGGTCCATTACACCTTCCGGTTAAACAACTACATGGGATTAACGAACGTTTTGACGGGCTCGGCGCCGCTGTTGCCGACGTGCCAGGAGACCGAGATCGACCATTTGTCGATCTTAACCTCCGGCCCGATCCCGCCGAATCCGGCCGAGCTCCTTAGCTCGAACGCAATGGCCCAATGCCTTAAACAATTGTACGAGACGTTCGATCTTGTCATCTTCGACACCCCACCTGTCTTGGCGGTAACGGACGCACAAGTGCTGGCCAACCAATGCGACGGCACCGTCCTCGTCATCGAAAGCGGACGAACGGAAATTGAGGCGGCCGTCAAGGCGAAAGAGCTGCTCGAAGCCGCGAACGCCAAGCTGCTCGGCGTCGTCTTGAACAAGCGGAAACATCGCGACGGCGGGTATTATTATTACTACCAATACAAGTAA
- a CDS encoding LytR family transcriptional regulator, whose translation MRTKRRKKKKWIRWLAGLFVVLLAGVGVFAYSVYHHVKQTANEMHEQVNWKSEKRQEEVSFERKTPISILLIGVDERKGDKGRADTLIVMTVNPNKQSIEMVSVPRDTRTEIVGKGTKDKINHSYAFGGVEMTMATVEHFLDIPIDYYIKVNMESFRDIVDAVGGVTVNNPFAFTYEGTYFPKGEITLNGAEALKYSRMRYDDPRGDFGRQDRQKQIIQAIIEKGASFSSLTNYSDVLAAIGKNIKTNLTFEEMKDIQENYKDARKQIKQLHITGQGTKMNGTYYLIVPDSERTAISNELKEHLELSATASR comes from the coding sequence ATGCGAACAAAACGGCGAAAAAAGAAGAAATGGATCCGCTGGCTGGCGGGGCTGTTCGTTGTGTTGCTTGCCGGGGTAGGAGTGTTTGCCTATTCCGTTTACCATCATGTGAAACAAACGGCCAATGAGATGCATGAACAAGTAAACTGGAAGTCGGAGAAGCGCCAAGAAGAAGTGTCGTTCGAACGGAAAACGCCGATCTCGATCTTGTTGATCGGCGTCGATGAACGCAAAGGGGATAAAGGGCGCGCCGATACGCTCATCGTCATGACGGTGAACCCGAACAAGCAGTCGATTGAGATGGTGAGCGTGCCGCGCGATACGAGAACAGAGATCGTCGGGAAAGGGACGAAAGATAAAATCAACCACTCATACGCCTTTGGCGGAGTGGAGATGACGATGGCGACGGTCGAGCATTTCTTAGATATTCCGATCGACTATTACATTAAAGTCAATATGGAAAGCTTCCGCGATATCGTGGATGCCGTTGGCGGGGTGACAGTGAACAACCCGTTTGCCTTTACGTATGAAGGAACGTACTTCCCGAAAGGGGAAATTACGCTAAACGGGGCAGAGGCGCTGAAATATTCGCGCATGCGTTATGACGACCCGCGCGGCGATTTCGGGCGCCAAGACCGCCAGAAACAAATCATTCAAGCCATTATTGAGAAAGGGGCGAGCTTCTCATCGCTCACGAACTATAGCGATGTGCTCGCGGCGATCGGGAAAAACATTAAGACGAACTTAACATTTGAGGAAATGAAAGACATCCAAGAGAATTACAAAGACGCCCGCAAGCAAATTAAGCAGCTGCACATTACCGGCCAAGGGACGAAAATGAACGGCACGTATTACCTAATCGTGCCGGATAGCGAGCGAACGGCGATTTCGAATGAGTTGAAAGAACATTTAGAGCTGTCGGCGACAGCGTCGCGGTAA
- a CDS encoding AAA family ATPase: protein MEQTWALKVERFGKIKQGEIDIAPLMLFVGDNNSGKSYLMSLLWGVLSEGRKLFPKDPPNTSTYKEIDRFLESSIGDDCLIQDREAQLFVQWFNDVLRNKKSELVRTIFRRKIPIGSLSIERYRRSEPLRIIFEKKDSLQGARFSTGKHYIRIPYTDRSKGQATERYRMAQYITWNLLMDGLTSPFYPPSRQGGIQGRAIGEALYLPASRTGFMLSYKALVQEMMERMINEEHEEPSLDFTLPVYRFLQALLRLEESGQSKYADIGRFIETEIANGTMDQEKGPIPSFYYCPQGKQERLPLYVTSSLVTELSPLILFLKSKATYRSLFFEEAEAHLHPRVQRILATALVKLANRGMPVWLTTHSDILFQQVNNLIKLHQHPKREQLMKTYGYVDEDAIDPKKVRAYQFRMQGQDTIITPLIPTENGFPAETFNEVLGHEVPHQRIPLNDSGQGEYTL from the coding sequence ATGGAACAAACTTGGGCGTTAAAGGTTGAGCGATTTGGAAAGATCAAACAGGGGGAAATCGATATTGCCCCGTTGATGTTGTTTGTCGGCGACAACAACAGTGGGAAAAGCTATCTGATGTCGCTTCTTTGGGGGGTGTTGTCCGAGGGGCGCAAGCTGTTTCCAAAAGACCCTCCGAACACGTCCACGTACAAGGAAATCGATCGCTTTCTTGAATCGTCTATCGGCGATGACTGCCTCATCCAAGACCGTGAAGCGCAACTGTTTGTCCAATGGTTTAATGATGTTCTCAGAAACAAAAAAAGCGAGTTGGTTAGAACGATTTTTCGGCGCAAAATCCCGATCGGTTCGTTAAGCATCGAGCGGTACCGCCGTTCTGAACCGCTGCGAATCATCTTTGAAAAGAAAGATTCGCTCCAAGGCGCTCGTTTTTCGACGGGGAAACACTATATTCGCATCCCGTATACGGATCGAAGCAAGGGACAAGCGACAGAGCGGTATCGCATGGCTCAATACATTACGTGGAATTTGCTGATGGATGGACTTACATCGCCGTTTTACCCACCATCCAGACAAGGCGGCATCCAAGGGCGGGCCATTGGCGAAGCGCTGTATTTGCCCGCTTCGAGAACAGGGTTCATGTTGTCTTACAAGGCGCTGGTGCAAGAGATGATGGAACGGATGATCAACGAAGAACATGAGGAACCATCCCTTGACTTCACGTTGCCTGTCTATCGATTCTTGCAAGCGTTGTTGCGTTTGGAGGAAAGCGGACAGTCGAAATATGCGGACATCGGACGATTTATTGAAACCGAGATTGCCAACGGAACCATGGACCAAGAAAAAGGACCGATTCCATCGTTCTACTATTGCCCACAAGGCAAACAAGAGCGCTTGCCGTTATACGTCACATCGTCGCTTGTGACTGAACTGTCGCCGCTCATTTTGTTTTTAAAATCAAAAGCAACGTACCGTTCGCTCTTTTTTGAAGAGGCAGAAGCGCATCTGCATCCACGCGTCCAGCGCATATTAGCGACAGCGCTTGTCAAGTTGGCCAACCGAGGCATGCCGGTGTGGTTGACCACCCATAGCGATATTTTGTTCCAACAGGTGAACAATTTGATCAAACTTCACCAGCATCCAAAGAGAGAACAGTTGATGAAAACGTATGGCTATGTCGATGAGGACGCGATTGATCCGAAAAAGGTGAGGGCGTACCAGTTCCGCATGCAAGGCCAAGACACGATCATCACGCCGCTCATTCCGACCGAAAACGGCTTTCCGGCGGAAACGTTCAATGAAGTTTTGGGGCATGAAGTTCCTCATCAACGCATTCCACTGAATGACTCCGGACAAGGAGAATACACGTTGTAA
- a CDS encoding flagellar hook-basal body protein, protein MLRGLYTAAGGMLAQQRRVEMLTNNLANAETPGYKADAAAMRAFPELLMTRLEDASLPSAPPRAVPTQTVIGPLNTGVYMQELIPNFRQGDVNETGLATDVAIVDGQVPADPESGRRGALLFAVENGQGDIRYTRNGHFTVSPDGYFTTQDGWYVLDDNGGRIAVPNETFTVRDDGTIIAENREIARLGVVFAADPQTLVKEGNGLFRSTAGPLPQAPGNVTYTVKQRFLERSNVDIERAMTDLLAAYRAFEANQKIIQAYDRSLDKAVNEVGRLK, encoded by the coding sequence ATGCTAAGAGGATTGTATACCGCCGCCGGCGGCATGCTCGCCCAGCAGCGGCGCGTCGAGATGCTGACCAACAACTTGGCGAACGCCGAGACGCCGGGGTACAAAGCCGACGCGGCCGCGATGAGAGCGTTTCCGGAACTGCTCATGACCCGGCTTGAGGATGCGTCCTTGCCGTCGGCCCCGCCGCGCGCCGTTCCGACGCAAACGGTGATCGGGCCGCTGAACACGGGCGTCTATATGCAAGAACTCATCCCGAACTTTCGGCAAGGGGACGTGAACGAGACCGGGCTCGCGACCGATGTCGCCATCGTGGACGGACAAGTGCCCGCCGACCCGGAAAGCGGGCGGCGGGGCGCGCTTTTGTTTGCCGTCGAAAACGGTCAAGGCGACATCCGGTACACGCGCAACGGCCATTTCACCGTGAGCCCGGACGGCTATTTCACTACGCAAGACGGCTGGTATGTGCTCGATGACAACGGCGGGCGCATTGCCGTTCCGAACGAAACGTTCACCGTCCGCGACGACGGGACGATCATCGCCGAAAACCGGGAAATCGCCCGCCTCGGCGTCGTCTTCGCCGCCGATCCGCAAACGCTTGTGAAAGAAGGAAACGGCCTGTTCCGCAGCACGGCAGGCCCGCTGCCGCAGGCGCCCGGCAATGTGACGTACACGGTGAAACAACGCTTTCTCGAGCGGTCAAACGTCGACATTGAGCGCGCGATGACCGATTTGTTGGCCGCCTATCGGGCCTTTGAAGCGAACCAAAAGATCATCCAAGCGTACGACCGCAGTTTGGACAAGGCCGTCAACGAAGTCGGCCGCCTGAAATGA
- the fabZ gene encoding 3-hydroxyacyl-ACP dehydratase FabZ, with product MLDIQQIQAIIPHRYPFLLVDRIVEIEEGKRAVGIKNVSANEAVFAGHFPEYPVMPGVLIVEALAQVGAVVLLQSEDNRGRLAFFAGIDNCRFKRQVKPGDQIRLEVEILRARGAIGKGKGTATVDGELVCETELMFALGEKTNG from the coding sequence ATGCTTGACATCCAACAAATCCAGGCGATCATCCCGCACCGCTATCCGTTTTTGCTTGTCGACCGCATCGTTGAAATCGAAGAAGGAAAGCGCGCCGTCGGCATCAAAAACGTGAGCGCCAACGAAGCGGTTTTCGCCGGCCACTTCCCCGAATACCCGGTCATGCCGGGCGTCTTGATCGTCGAGGCGCTCGCCCAAGTCGGCGCCGTCGTCCTCCTGCAAAGCGAGGACAACCGCGGCCGCCTCGCTTTTTTCGCCGGCATCGACAACTGCCGCTTTAAGCGGCAAGTGAAACCAGGCGACCAAATTCGCCTTGAAGTCGAAATTCTCCGCGCCCGCGGCGCCATCGGCAAAGGCAAAGGCACCGCCACCGTCGACGGCGAACTCGTCTGCGAAACAGAGCTCATGTTCGCCCTCGGCGAGAAAACAAACGGCTGA
- the galU gene encoding UTP--glucose-1-phosphate uridylyltransferase GalU has product MKKVRKAIIPAAGLGTRFLPATKAMPKEMLPIVDKPTIQYIVEEAIASGIEDIIIVTGKGKRAIEDHFDNAFELEQLLKQKGKFDLLEKVKEPSKVDIHYIRQKEPKGLGHAVWCARNFIGDEPFAVLLGDDIVQAETPCLKQLIDQYEQTFSSVIGVKRVPDNETHRYGIIDPLEQHGRRYQVRQFVEKPAPGTAPSNLAIMGRYILTPEIFLFLEKQEAGAGGEIQLTDAIQKLNEIQRVFAYEFEGKRYDVGEKIGFIKTTIEFALQRDELRDDLLAFMEKIIAETKQNTNAS; this is encoded by the coding sequence ATGAAAAAAGTACGCAAAGCGATCATTCCCGCAGCGGGGCTCGGCACAAGATTTTTGCCGGCAACGAAAGCGATGCCGAAAGAAATGCTCCCGATCGTCGATAAACCAACGATTCAATACATCGTTGAAGAAGCGATTGCATCCGGCATTGAAGATATTATTATCGTCACAGGAAAAGGAAAACGTGCGATCGAGGATCATTTCGACAACGCTTTTGAACTGGAACAGCTGTTAAAGCAAAAAGGCAAATTCGATTTGCTGGAAAAAGTGAAAGAACCATCGAAAGTCGACATTCACTACATACGCCAAAAAGAACCGAAAGGGCTCGGCCACGCCGTCTGGTGCGCCCGCAACTTCATCGGCGACGAACCGTTTGCGGTTCTTCTTGGCGATGATATCGTCCAAGCGGAAACACCGTGCTTAAAACAGCTCATTGACCAATACGAGCAAACGTTCAGCTCGGTCATCGGCGTCAAGCGGGTTCCTGACAACGAAACGCACCGCTACGGCATCATCGACCCGCTTGAACAGCACGGACGCCGCTACCAAGTCCGCCAATTCGTCGAAAAACCAGCGCCAGGCACCGCGCCATCGAACTTAGCGATCATGGGACGATACATACTCACGCCGGAAATCTTCTTATTCCTTGAAAAACAAGAAGCCGGCGCCGGCGGCGAAATCCAGCTCACCGACGCGATTCAAAAGCTGAACGAAATCCAGCGCGTCTTCGCCTACGAATTCGAAGGCAAGCGCTACGACGTCGGAGAAAAGATCGGATTTATTAAGACGACGATTGAGTTTGCGTTGCAACGTGATGAATTAAGGGACGATTTACTCGCATTTATGGAGAAAATTATTGCGGAAACAAAACAAAATACGAATGCATCATAA
- a CDS encoding DNA-directed RNA polymerase subunit beta, giving the protein MSNETKNEPLSRVARRKQREQQRSAASPHDSGAAAALPEEQPADKAHEPPSEAGGAKPRRFARTRLIPIWLRLIIVAALMALSLTVGAIIGYSAIGDGAWLDVFRPSTWQHIVDVVEKGT; this is encoded by the coding sequence ATGAGCAATGAAACGAAAAACGAACCGCTCTCCCGCGTCGCGCGGCGAAAGCAGCGGGAACAGCAACGCTCCGCCGCCAGCCCGCACGACAGCGGCGCGGCCGCTGCCTTGCCGGAAGAGCAACCGGCGGACAAAGCGCACGAACCGCCATCCGAGGCTGGTGGCGCCAAGCCGCGCCGTTTCGCGCGCACGCGACTCATCCCGATCTGGCTTCGTCTCATCATCGTCGCCGCCTTGATGGCCTTAAGCCTCACCGTCGGCGCCATCATCGGCTACAGCGCCATCGGCGACGGGGCGTGGCTTGACGTATTCCGCCCGTCGACGTGGCAGCACATTGTTGACGTTGTTGAAAAAGGGACATAA
- a CDS encoding flagellar hook-basal body protein yields the protein MLRSMLTAANTMNALQQRLDTISHNIANSNTVGFKRSEASFAELLTEQVDRLPDDGAPRQTPPGVRYGNGARLASTMLVLAQGALIETGRALDVAFTAANQWFRVRLTGQNGDETVGYTRAGNFSFTPSAGRLALVTSDGRPVLDETNAPVELPAGTNRIELSPTGTLTAIDASGAIVARVNLGVTAIDRPQLLEAQGDNVFTLPAVPGAARELNGALRNDIAIKQGALEQSNVDLGEELTGMIATNRAYQLNARAVSISEQMLGLINNLRSS from the coding sequence GTGCTCCGCTCCATGCTTACCGCCGCCAACACAATGAACGCCTTGCAGCAGCGGCTCGATACGATCAGCCACAACATCGCCAACAGCAACACCGTCGGCTTTAAACGGAGCGAGGCGAGCTTCGCTGAGCTCCTAACCGAGCAAGTCGACCGCCTGCCTGATGACGGAGCGCCGCGCCAAACGCCGCCTGGCGTGCGCTACGGCAACGGGGCGCGCCTCGCCTCGACGATGCTCGTACTCGCGCAAGGGGCGCTCATCGAGACCGGCCGCGCGCTTGACGTCGCCTTCACCGCCGCCAATCAATGGTTCCGCGTTCGCCTTACCGGCCAAAACGGGGACGAAACGGTCGGCTACACCCGGGCGGGCAATTTTTCTTTCACGCCTTCCGCCGGCCGCCTCGCTCTAGTCACGAGCGACGGCCGTCCCGTGCTCGATGAAACGAACGCACCGGTCGAGCTCCCGGCCGGCACGAACCGCATCGAGCTGTCCCCGACCGGGACGCTGACCGCCATCGATGCGAGCGGCGCCATCGTCGCCCGCGTCAATCTTGGCGTCACCGCCATTGACCGGCCGCAGCTTCTCGAAGCGCAAGGCGACAACGTCTTCACCTTGCCGGCCGTCCCCGGCGCCGCGCGGGAATTGAATGGCGCCTTGCGCAACGACATCGCCATAAAACAAGGGGCTCTCGAGCAATCGAACGTCGACCTCGGCGAGGAATTGACCGGCATGATCGCGACCAACCGCGCCTACCAGCTGAACGCCCGCGCCGTTTCCATTTCCGAACAGATGCTCGGGCTTATCAACAACTTGCGCTCCTCATAA